One window of the Flavobacteriaceae bacterium YJPT1-3 genome contains the following:
- a CDS encoding protein-L-isoaspartate(D-aspartate) O-methyltransferase, whose amino-acid sequence MKDTPKHQGMRRQLKETVAGKGIEDRRVLDAIGSIPRHLFMDSGFEAHAYQDKAFPIAAGQTISQPYTVAFQTELLEVKKDDKVLEIGTGSGYQCAVLCELGARVYSIERQQKLFKQTQRFLAKLGYRPKQLIFGDGYKGLPEEAPFDSIIVTAGAPFVPEALLEQLKVGGRLVIPVGDEDQIMTRFIRTGPKAFDKEEFGAFRFVPMLEDRN is encoded by the coding sequence ATGAAAGACACCCCAAAACATCAGGGCATGCGCCGCCAGTTGAAGGAGACGGTGGCCGGAAAAGGAATTGAAGATCGGCGCGTGTTGGACGCCATTGGGAGCATACCGCGTCATTTATTCATGGATAGTGGTTTTGAGGCTCACGCCTATCAGGACAAAGCCTTTCCGATCGCGGCTGGGCAAACCATCTCGCAGCCCTATACTGTGGCTTTTCAGACCGAACTGTTGGAGGTGAAGAAGGACGATAAGGTGCTGGAGATCGGTACCGGAAGCGGTTATCAATGTGCGGTATTATGCGAACTGGGGGCTCGGGTGTATTCTATCGAGCGCCAACAGAAATTATTTAAGCAGACCCAGCGCTTTTTGGCCAAGCTGGGGTACCGTCCCAAGCAGCTTATTTTTGGGGATGGGTATAAAGGTCTTCCCGAAGAGGCACCCTTTGACAGTATTATCGTGACTGCGGGCGCACCCTTCGTGCCTGAAGCCTTGCTGGAGCAATTGAAAGTCGGTGGCCGACTCGTCATTCCGGTGGGGGATGAAGATCAGATCATGACCCGTTTTATACGCACCGGTCCCAAAGCCTTTGATAAGGAAGAGTTTGGCGCCTTCCGATTTGTGCCTATGTTGGAGGATCGGAATTGA
- a CDS encoding DUF1015 domain-containing protein — protein MATIHPFKAVRPSRDKVSLVASRSYDSYTPAERKARLDNNPFSFLHVVNPGYKYAKKVSGVKRFELVRQRYEEFCEEAVLIKEDQPSFYVYKIIDREGQEFCGLVAAAAVEDYQNGVIKKHEHTLRLREELFKEYLKTVGFNAEAVLLTYPDESALEQLLQQLMEERPEYEFTTTYRDTHYLWPVQDSSTIKRIQQVFENMAALYIADGHHRSQSSFLLAEDLKAANKTHTGTEAYNYFMAYLLPESQLKIYEFNRLVKDLNGLSKEEFLVALDTNFRIQNRGKMEYKPSKKHHFSMYLDGEFYSLYLRKRMRRFDNALQGLDAQILFEYILQPILGIKDARKDERLAYAHGKKGFAFLTDKIDKKQFAVGFGMLPVTMEEMKQIADQDLRMPPKSTYIEPKLRSAVTIYEFE, from the coding sequence ATGGCTACAATACACCCTTTTAAAGCGGTACGACCCAGTCGGGATAAGGTGAGCTTAGTGGCTTCCCGTTCCTACGACAGCTATACCCCAGCCGAGCGAAAAGCACGCCTGGATAACAATCCGTTTTCCTTCTTGCACGTGGTCAATCCCGGTTACAAATACGCCAAGAAAGTAAGCGGTGTCAAACGCTTTGAATTGGTGCGACAGCGCTACGAAGAGTTCTGTGAAGAGGCGGTCTTGATCAAAGAAGATCAGCCTTCCTTTTATGTGTACAAGATCATTGACCGGGAAGGTCAGGAATTCTGCGGCCTGGTTGCCGCAGCCGCTGTGGAAGACTATCAAAATGGGGTGATCAAGAAACACGAACACACCCTGCGTCTACGCGAAGAATTATTTAAGGAGTACCTCAAAACCGTAGGCTTCAATGCAGAAGCCGTCTTACTTACCTACCCGGATGAGTCTGCTTTAGAGCAGCTGCTGCAGCAATTGATGGAAGAACGTCCTGAATATGAATTTACGACCACTTATCGGGACACCCATTATTTATGGCCCGTTCAGGATTCGTCTACCATTAAACGCATACAGCAGGTATTTGAGAACATGGCCGCTCTTTACATTGCTGACGGACACCATCGCTCGCAGAGTTCGTTTCTGCTGGCTGAAGATCTCAAAGCGGCCAACAAAACGCATACCGGCACTGAAGCCTATAATTACTTTATGGCGTATCTGCTTCCGGAATCGCAGCTCAAGATCTACGAATTCAATCGCCTGGTCAAAGACCTCAACGGCTTGAGCAAGGAAGAATTTCTTGTCGCTCTGGATACCAACTTCCGCATCCAAAACCGGGGAAAAATGGAATATAAACCGTCTAAGAAGCATCATTTTAGCATGTACCTGGACGGGGAGTTCTACTCCCTCTATTTACGTAAGCGTATGCGTCGTTTCGACAATGCTTTACAAGGACTCGATGCTCAAATCCTTTTTGAGTACATTCTGCAACCGATACTAGGCATTAAAGATGCAAGGAAAGATGAACGATTGGCCTACGCACACGGCAAAAAAGGCTTTGCCTTTCTTACCGATAAGATCGATAAAAAACAGTTTGCCGTGGGCTTTGGTATGCTCCCGGTCACCATGGAGGAAATGAAGCAGATTGCCGATCAGGACTTACGCATGCCCCCTAAAAGCACCTATATTGAACCCAAACTGCGCAGCGCAGTGACTATTTATGAATTCGAATGA
- a CDS encoding acyloxyacyl hydrolase, producing the protein MQAQDKEGTGWHRIGFNVGYGNVNNLLFNDEDYAYVLRTFKGQAYYRIKEGKLDLELLFEPQINQARHELLNMYFVNPEDRERFMQERPINEYLISGGFLVRKTLFNTLEGYVLGSLGLGYIDEASERLAKGFTFVDQISLGISWGFMKNGYIDIRPSFRHMSNANLKRPNSGYNSLNIEFGIAFDIN; encoded by the coding sequence GTGCAAGCCCAGGACAAAGAAGGCACAGGCTGGCACCGCATCGGTTTCAATGTGGGGTACGGCAATGTCAACAACCTGCTCTTCAACGATGAAGACTATGCGTATGTATTGCGGACCTTTAAAGGACAGGCCTACTATCGTATTAAAGAAGGAAAACTAGATCTGGAGTTGCTCTTTGAACCGCAGATCAATCAGGCACGCCACGAATTGCTCAATATGTACTTTGTCAATCCGGAAGATCGGGAGCGTTTTATGCAGGAACGCCCCATCAATGAATACCTGATAAGCGGCGGATTTTTGGTTAGAAAAACGCTATTCAATACCTTAGAAGGCTATGTGCTGGGAAGCCTGGGACTTGGATATATCGATGAAGCCAGTGAACGCCTAGCCAAAGGGTTTACCTTTGTCGATCAAATTAGTCTCGGGATCAGCTGGGGCTTTATGAAGAATGGATATATAGATATTCGTCCCTCATTTCGGCACATGAGTAATGCGAATCTAAAACGTCCCAATAGTGGGTATAACTCCCTGAACATAGAGTTTGGGATCGCTTTTGACATCAATTAA
- a CDS encoding Gfo/Idh/MocA family oxidoreductase: MLKAGVLGAGHLGKIHLKLLKQSPAYELVGFFDADQEASAKIESELGYTSFPTMEALIAACDMVDVVTPTSYHFECAKKVIEAGKHLFIEKPITQTVEEAEELLALAKKHRVKGQVGHVERFNPAFMAVSHTINNPMFIEAHRLAEFNPRGTDVPVVLDLMIHDIDAILSVVKSKVKQISASGVSVISDTPDIANARIEFENGCVANLTASRISMKNMRKSRFFQRDAYISVDFLTKKVEVVRMKDAPEDPDDFAMILQNAEGIKKQIYFDNPEVNANNAILDELEAFAKAIHEDSTPVVSLEQGTDALRVAKQVIANF; encoded by the coding sequence ATGCTAAAAGCTGGCGTTTTGGGTGCCGGACACCTGGGCAAAATCCATCTCAAACTTTTAAAACAATCTCCCGCTTATGAACTGGTAGGCTTCTTTGACGCCGATCAGGAAGCCAGCGCCAAGATCGAATCGGAACTGGGCTACACTTCCTTCCCCACTATGGAAGCCCTCATCGCCGCCTGCGACATGGTGGACGTAGTGACCCCTACCAGCTATCATTTTGAGTGTGCCAAAAAAGTGATCGAAGCCGGTAAACATCTTTTTATCGAAAAACCCATCACCCAAACCGTAGAAGAAGCTGAAGAACTGCTCGCCCTGGCAAAAAAACACCGGGTTAAAGGGCAGGTAGGACACGTAGAACGCTTCAATCCGGCCTTTATGGCGGTCAGTCATACCATCAACAATCCCATGTTTATCGAAGCGCATCGCCTGGCCGAGTTCAATCCCCGAGGTACTGATGTACCCGTGGTGCTGGACTTGATGATACACGACATCGATGCGATCCTGAGTGTGGTGAAAAGTAAAGTAAAGCAGATCAGCGCCAGCGGTGTTTCGGTCATTAGTGACACCCCAGACATTGCCAATGCCCGTATTGAATTTGAAAACGGCTGCGTGGCCAATCTGACCGCTAGTCGGATCTCCATGAAAAACATGCGGAAATCGCGCTTCTTCCAACGAGACGCCTACATTTCTGTAGATTTCCTCACCAAAAAAGTGGAGGTAGTGCGTATGAAAGATGCTCCGGAAGATCCGGATGATTTTGCCATGATTCTGCAAAATGCCGAGGGTATCAAAAAACAGATCTATTTTGACAATCCGGAGGTGAATGCAAACAACGCCATACTGGATGAGCTGGAAGCTTTCGCGAAAGCGATACATGAAGATTCCACCCCGGTCGTCTCCCTGGAACAAGGCACCGATGCGCTGCGGGTGGCCAAACAAGTCATTGCCAATTTTTAA
- a CDS encoding CsbD family protein, giving the protein MNEEQLKGKWNQVKGKFKQKYGNVTDDDTTYSEGKFDEMLGRLQEKTGKTKEQLKDEIDKL; this is encoded by the coding sequence ATGAACGAAGAGCAATTAAAAGGAAAATGGAATCAGGTCAAAGGAAAATTTAAGCAGAAGTACGGAAACGTCACTGATGATGATACTACCTATAGTGAAGGAAAATTTGATGAGATGTTGGGTCGTCTGCAAGAAAAGACCGGGAAGACCAAAGAACAACTGAAAGACGAGATCGATAAGCTGTAG
- a CDS encoding deoxyribose-phosphate aldolase translates to MRTSSMILSIFTGLFLLAVIACQSKSKELTAQEIVDRAIEVVGGATIANSSIAFKFRDYHYRAKRQGGEYQYERCTDENCEERRDILDNAGFERFEQLQAVPLPDSLQSKYGNSVNSVHYFSVLPYGLNAAAVNKTLKGKTTVHGKEYYLIGVTFAREGGGDDYDDEYVYWISTEDFTVDYLAYNYQVNGGGTRFREAYNPRVIEGIRFVDYRNYKPEATFPPLESLDSLYETDQLELLSKIELENISVAPCPAC, encoded by the coding sequence ATGCGGACTTCTTCTATGATCTTATCTATTTTTACCGGCCTTTTTCTGTTAGCGGTGATCGCCTGCCAGTCGAAGTCTAAGGAGCTAACGGCCCAGGAGATCGTAGATCGGGCTATAGAAGTAGTGGGCGGAGCTACTATAGCGAACAGCAGCATTGCCTTTAAATTCCGTGATTACCACTACCGGGCCAAACGGCAGGGTGGGGAATACCAGTATGAGCGTTGTACCGATGAGAACTGTGAAGAACGTAGAGATATTCTGGACAATGCCGGTTTTGAACGTTTTGAGCAGCTTCAGGCCGTACCTTTACCCGACAGCCTGCAGAGTAAATACGGGAATTCAGTCAACTCGGTGCATTACTTCTCCGTTTTGCCTTACGGTTTGAACGCTGCCGCCGTCAACAAAACCCTTAAGGGTAAGACTACGGTTCATGGAAAAGAGTATTACCTGATCGGGGTCACTTTTGCCCGGGAAGGGGGAGGCGATGATTATGACGATGAGTATGTATATTGGATCAGTACCGAAGATTTTACCGTCGATTATCTCGCCTACAACTATCAGGTGAACGGTGGAGGCACCCGTTTTCGAGAAGCCTACAATCCACGGGTCATCGAGGGGATTCGTTTTGTGGATTACCGCAACTACAAGCCAGAGGCTACGTTTCCGCCTTTGGAATCCTTAGATTCCTTATACGAGACCGATCAGCTCGAACTGCTTTCCAAGATCGAATTAGAAAATATCAGCGTGGCCCCCTGTCCGGCCTGTTAA
- the smpB gene encoding SsrA-binding protein SmpB, producing the protein MQQNTINIKNKRAKFEYEFLDTYVAGIKLAGTEIKSIREGKASIAEGFCEFENGELFVINMTIQPYSHATHFNHDPKNARKLLLNRRELNKLEKEVRNSGLTIIPLHLFINERGLAKLKIALARGKKLYDKRESIKERDSKRNLSRIKKAFNN; encoded by the coding sequence ATGCAGCAGAATACCATCAACATCAAGAATAAACGCGCCAAGTTCGAATACGAATTTCTGGATACTTACGTGGCGGGTATTAAACTAGCGGGTACAGAGATCAAATCCATACGGGAAGGAAAAGCATCCATCGCCGAAGGCTTCTGTGAATTTGAGAATGGGGAACTCTTTGTCATCAACATGACCATACAGCCCTACTCCCACGCCACCCATTTTAATCACGATCCAAAAAATGCGCGCAAGTTGCTGCTGAACCGGCGCGAACTCAACAAACTGGAGAAGGAAGTGCGCAATAGCGGACTCACCATCATTCCCCTGCACCTCTTTATCAATGAACGCGGACTCGCCAAATTAAAGATCGCTCTGGCGCGCGGAAAGAAATTGTACGATAAACGGGAAAGCATCAAAGAGCGGGACAGCAAACGTAACCTCAGCCGCATCAAAAAAGCCTTCAACAACTAA
- a CDS encoding pyridoxal 5'-phosphate synthase, translating to MEDPIRLFTTWLEKQKANAQSALADAVCLSTIGLDTFPNTRFVSLKDVRDGTFIITGSTASLKGQEIADHPSVALTFWWPETMRQVRIQGTANPITTTLAQLYFNERSERSRAISRVSKQGKYLTSIEELQDKIERTLLHPDALQKPEDWGGYAITPLRMEFMNFKEDRFHERLLFSYEQDNWIRRRLQP from the coding sequence TTGGAAGATCCTATTCGATTGTTTACTACCTGGCTAGAAAAACAAAAGGCCAACGCACAATCAGCCTTAGCAGATGCCGTTTGTTTATCGACTATCGGACTTGATACTTTTCCGAACACGCGGTTTGTTTCGCTAAAAGACGTGCGCGATGGAACCTTTATTATCACTGGATCTACCGCTTCCCTCAAGGGCCAGGAAATTGCAGACCACCCCTCAGTTGCCCTAACCTTTTGGTGGCCAGAAACCATGCGTCAGGTTCGTATCCAAGGTACAGCCAATCCGATCACTACAACCCTGGCTCAGCTTTACTTTAACGAACGCAGTGAGCGATCTCGAGCCATTTCTAGAGTTTCTAAACAAGGAAAATATCTAACTTCTATAGAAGAGTTGCAAGATAAGATAGAACGGACTCTGCTCCATCCTGATGCCTTACAAAAACCCGAAGATTGGGGTGGATATGCTATTACACCCTTGCGAATGGAATTTATGAATTTTAAAGAAGACCGTTTTCACGAACGGTTGCTTTTTAGTTATGAGCAAGATAACTGGATTCGGAGGAGACTACAACCATAA
- a CDS encoding 3-hydroxybutyryl-CoA dehydrogenase has translation MKNIAVIGAGTMGNGIAHTFAQSGFKVQLIDISQAALDRGLATIEKNLDRQLAKEKITEAEKNETLNNITTHTGMANGVEYASLVVEAATENVDLKLKIFRDLEEFCGEDVILASNTSSISITKIASVTKRADKVIGMHFMNPVPIMKLVEIIRGYNTSDETTQIIMELSRKLGKTPTEVNDYPGFVANRILMPMINEAIETLYNGVAGVEEIDTVMKLGMAHPMGPLQLADFIGLDVCHSILEVMYDGFKNPKYAPCPLLVNMVQAGKYGVKSGEGFYDYAQSRKAEQVAAQFA, from the coding sequence ATGAAAAATATAGCCGTCATTGGCGCAGGCACCATGGGCAACGGAATCGCCCATACCTTCGCCCAAAGTGGTTTTAAAGTACAACTCATTGATATCTCACAGGCTGCCCTGGATCGCGGATTGGCAACAATAGAGAAAAATCTGGATCGCCAACTCGCCAAAGAGAAAATCACCGAAGCCGAGAAAAACGAAACACTCAACAACATCACTACCCATACCGGGATGGCTAATGGAGTGGAATACGCCTCTTTGGTGGTCGAAGCGGCTACAGAGAACGTCGATCTGAAATTGAAAATTTTTCGTGACCTGGAAGAGTTCTGTGGAGAAGACGTGATCCTGGCCTCCAACACTTCCTCCATATCGATCACCAAGATCGCCTCAGTCACCAAGCGCGCAGACAAGGTGATAGGCATGCACTTCATGAATCCGGTGCCCATCATGAAACTGGTCGAGATCATTCGCGGGTACAATACCAGTGATGAGACGACACAGATCATCATGGAGCTTTCGCGAAAGCTGGGAAAGACCCCTACCGAGGTCAACGATTATCCGGGCTTTGTGGCCAATCGCATTCTTATGCCCATGATCAACGAAGCCATTGAAACCCTCTACAACGGGGTCGCCGGCGTGGAAGAGATCGACACGGTCATGAAACTAGGGATGGCGCATCCCATGGGTCCGCTACAATTAGCCGACTTTATTGGTCTGGATGTCTGTCATTCCATCCTGGAAGTGATGTACGACGGTTTTAAAAACCCGAAATACGCACCCTGCCCCCTACTGGTCAACATGGTACAGGCCGGGAAATACGGCGTTAAATCCGGGGAAGGCTTTTATGACTATGCACAAAGCCGTAAAGCGGAACAGGTAGCTGCTCAATTTGCATAG
- a CDS encoding YggS family pyridoxal phosphate-dependent enzyme has product MNIKENIEHFRSTIPNHVSLCAVSKTKPNEDLMEAYKAGQRIFGENRVQEMAAKAEALPEDIQWHMIGHVQTNKVKYMAAFVDLIHSADRLKLFKEINKQAESVDRIQDVLLQVKIAEEESKYGMPISEAIEFLAERKDKEYPNVRVRGLMGMATFTDDQEQLQREFKSLQAIYERFRESNDLSILSMGMSGDYQLAIACGSNMIRVGSAIFGARK; this is encoded by the coding sequence ATGAACATTAAGGAAAATATTGAGCATTTTAGATCGACTATACCCAATCACGTTTCCCTGTGTGCGGTAAGCAAAACCAAGCCCAACGAAGATCTGATGGAAGCCTATAAAGCGGGTCAACGCATCTTTGGCGAGAACCGGGTGCAGGAAATGGCTGCAAAAGCAGAGGCCTTGCCAGAAGACATTCAGTGGCATATGATTGGCCATGTGCAGACCAATAAGGTCAAGTATATGGCTGCCTTTGTCGATTTGATCCATTCCGCAGACCGACTTAAACTGTTCAAGGAGATCAACAAACAAGCAGAAAGCGTCGACCGGATACAAGACGTTTTACTGCAGGTGAAGATCGCTGAAGAAGAAAGTAAATACGGCATGCCTATTAGTGAGGCTATCGAGTTTCTGGCCGAGCGAAAAGACAAAGAATATCCCAACGTCCGGGTACGCGGACTCATGGGGATGGCCACCTTTACCGATGATCAGGAACAGCTTCAGCGGGAATTCAAGAGTCTGCAAGCGATCTATGAACGCTTTCGCGAAAGCAACGACCTAAGCATCCTTTCCATGGGCATGAGCGGTGATTATCAACTCGCAATTGCCTGCGGCAGCAACATGATTCGTGTAGGAAGTGCTATTTTTGGGGCGCGCAAGTAA
- a CDS encoding phosphoglycerate mutase family protein, whose translation MKPLFALCCLALLLSCKGDPKQEETAEEVAVTTYYLIRHAEKDRSNPEEKDPALTEEGHQRAQRWARHFKDITLDAVYSTDYARTTSTAVPTAIDHDLEVQLYDPNALYDDAFAKATQGKTVLIVGHSNTTPAFANAIMGKQTFKAMSDGDNASLFKVVIQGKQKEASRTFVN comes from the coding sequence ATGAAACCGCTATTCGCCCTTTGTTGTCTCGCTCTTCTCTTATCCTGTAAAGGTGATCCCAAGCAGGAGGAAACCGCAGAAGAGGTGGCGGTGACCACCTATTACCTCATCCGCCATGCCGAAAAAGACCGCTCCAATCCGGAGGAGAAAGATCCGGCACTTACGGAAGAAGGGCATCAACGAGCGCAACGCTGGGCACGTCATTTTAAAGATATTACTTTAGATGCGGTGTATTCTACCGACTATGCGCGCACCACCTCCACCGCCGTGCCCACCGCTATCGACCACGATCTGGAAGTCCAGCTCTACGATCCCAATGCATTATACGATGATGCTTTCGCGAAAGCGACTCAGGGAAAAACCGTTTTGATTGTAGGGCATAGCAATACCACTCCGGCCTTTGCCAACGCCATCATGGGAAAGCAGACCTTCAAAGCCATGAGCGACGGTGACAATGCCAGCCTGTTTAAGGTGGTCATTCAAGGTAAACAAAAGGAGGCCTCCCGAACCTTTGTCAATTAA
- a CDS encoding DUF5686 and carboxypeptidase regulatory-like domain-containing protein codes for MKYLIALCGLLVTLSGGSQVVGKVTDEAGASLPYVNIYLQDSYTGTTTNADGNYKLELEKTGTYTLVYQFLGYQRLQKEVNIDRFPYILNVSLQPETTSLDEVVVSSDVNPADRIIRETIAKRKAYLEKTDAFTADFYSRGLWRIENAPEKILGQEIGDLGGGLDSTRSGIIYLSETISEIAVRRPNDFEERIVASKVSGNDNGFSFNSAQEANFSFYDNTVDLNVPMVSPIARNAFSYYDYRLLGAFYEEGKLINKIEVTPKRPKDRVFNGVIYIVEDDWQLYGLELKTNGEAIQVPVVENLIFRQNFKYDPNTEQWIKILQTIDFSFKFLGFEGDGRFTAGYSNYEFDPTFSRNRFGAEVLSFEPEANKKDSIFWKGIRPVPLTDEELNDYIKKDSLQVIRKSEKYLDSLDARSNKFSPLSPVFGYTYTNSYDRWQLAFEGPLTDIQFNTIQGWHGTLGLSFNSWSDENYTRYFSAFAKANYGFSDDQLRFTAGLSMRFNRTNRRYLALSGGRALRQFNPQEPISPLINTAASLNFERNYLKAYDLHFARIDYSEELVNGFRLYANLAYEERQPLFNTTDQTWFPQDDIQYTSNNPLDPSNFTSAAITRHEIVKTSITGRFRFGQKYMSYPDGKFNLENEDYPTLFLTYEKGFGASEDGLEFDQVRIQAQQDLNLGNKGTLGYNLKAGTFFNAANEISFVDYQHFNGNQTRVGTSGRYLNTFNLMPYYERSTNQNYLEGHLEHDFKGWILGKIPGINQLNFNLIAGAHVLATRDAKPYYEFSVGMDNIGWGKYRLLRLDYVRSYNQGDGFGALIFGLKFLDFLN; via the coding sequence ATGAAATACCTTATCGCCCTCTGTGGTCTACTCGTTACCCTATCCGGAGGGAGTCAAGTGGTTGGCAAAGTAACCGATGAGGCAGGTGCCTCCCTGCCTTACGTCAATATCTATTTGCAAGACAGCTACACCGGCACCACCACCAATGCCGATGGCAATTATAAATTGGAGCTGGAAAAAACCGGGACCTACACCCTGGTCTATCAGTTTTTAGGCTATCAGCGACTGCAAAAAGAGGTCAACATCGATCGTTTTCCTTACATCTTGAATGTGAGTCTTCAACCGGAGACCACTTCATTGGATGAGGTGGTCGTCTCCTCAGACGTCAATCCTGCCGATCGCATCATCCGGGAAACCATAGCCAAACGCAAGGCTTATTTGGAGAAGACCGACGCATTTACCGCTGATTTCTACTCTCGCGGACTCTGGCGCATCGAAAACGCCCCTGAGAAAATTCTGGGCCAGGAAATAGGGGATCTGGGCGGCGGCCTCGATTCTACACGCTCCGGCATCATCTACCTCAGTGAAACGATCTCTGAAATTGCCGTGCGTCGCCCCAATGATTTTGAAGAACGCATCGTGGCCAGCAAGGTAAGTGGCAACGATAACGGCTTCAGCTTCAACAGTGCGCAGGAAGCGAATTTCTCCTTCTACGACAACACGGTCGATCTCAATGTTCCCATGGTCTCTCCCATTGCGCGTAACGCTTTTTCCTATTACGACTATCGACTGCTGGGTGCTTTTTATGAAGAAGGAAAGCTCATCAATAAGATCGAGGTCACTCCCAAGCGTCCTAAAGACCGGGTGTTCAATGGCGTAATCTACATCGTGGAAGACGACTGGCAACTATACGGACTGGAGCTCAAGACCAACGGGGAAGCCATTCAGGTGCCCGTGGTCGAAAACCTGATTTTCCGGCAGAATTTTAAATACGATCCGAACACCGAACAATGGATCAAGATCTTACAGACCATCGATTTCAGCTTTAAATTCCTGGGCTTCGAAGGCGATGGCCGCTTTACTGCAGGCTATAGCAACTATGAGTTCGATCCTACATTCTCACGAAACCGCTTTGGTGCAGAAGTGCTCAGTTTTGAGCCCGAAGCGAATAAAAAAGACAGCATTTTCTGGAAAGGGATCCGCCCGGTACCCCTGACTGACGAAGAGCTGAATGACTACATCAAAAAAGACAGTCTACAAGTCATTCGAAAGAGCGAAAAATACCTGGATTCACTGGACGCACGCAGCAATAAATTTTCGCCCTTGTCCCCCGTATTCGGATACACCTACACCAACAGCTACGATCGTTGGCAATTGGCTTTTGAAGGGCCTCTAACCGATATTCAGTTTAACACCATCCAGGGCTGGCACGGTACCTTGGGACTCTCCTTCAACAGCTGGAGTGATGAGAATTATACCCGCTATTTTTCCGCTTTCGCGAAAGCGAACTACGGCTTTTCCGATGATCAGTTACGCTTTACCGCAGGCTTGTCCATGCGCTTCAATCGCACCAATAGGCGCTATCTGGCTCTTTCCGGGGGTCGTGCCCTTCGGCAATTCAATCCGCAAGAGCCCATTTCACCTTTGATCAATACGGCGGCTTCTTTGAATTTTGAACGCAACTACCTCAAGGCCTACGACCTGCATTTTGCACGTATCGACTACTCGGAAGAATTGGTCAATGGCTTCCGACTGTACGCCAATCTGGCCTACGAAGAGCGTCAACCTCTGTTCAATACCACTGATCAGACTTGGTTTCCTCAAGACGATATCCAGTATACCAGCAACAATCCGCTGGACCCTAGCAATTTTACCAGCGCGGCCATTACCCGGCACGAGATCGTCAAGACCAGCATCACCGGGCGCTTTCGGTTTGGACAGAAGTACATGAGCTATCCAGACGGCAAATTCAACCTGGAAAATGAAGACTACCCTACCCTCTTCCTGACCTACGAAAAAGGCTTTGGAGCCTCAGAAGACGGCCTGGAATTCGACCAAGTGCGCATACAGGCGCAGCAGGACCTTAATCTGGGCAATAAGGGTACTCTGGGCTACAACCTAAAAGCCGGTACCTTTTTCAATGCTGCCAATGAAATCAGCTTTGTCGATTATCAGCATTTTAACGGCAATCAAACCCGGGTAGGCACCAGCGGTCGTTACCTCAACACCTTTAACCTCATGCCCTATTATGAGCGCAGTACCAACCAGAATTACCTGGAAGGCCATCTGGAACACGATTTTAAGGGATGGATCCTTGGTAAAATTCCGGGCATCAACCAACTCAATTTCAATCTGATCGCCGGGGCGCACGTCCTCGCCACCCGCGATGCCAAACCCTACTATGAATTTTCGGTGGGCATGGACAACATCGGCTGGGGGAAATACCGCCTTCTACGCCTGGATTATGTGCGCTCCTACAACCAGGGTGATGGATTTGGCGCCCTGATCTTCGGACTCAAGTTTCTTGATTTTCTCAACTAA